One window of Medicago truncatula cultivar Jemalong A17 chromosome 2, MtrunA17r5.0-ANR, whole genome shotgun sequence genomic DNA carries:
- the LOC25486231 gene encoding probable WRKY transcription factor 10, which produces MDNDDRDLFSIVRSCNATTFTTPTTIFENSPPPQIETTTNNITFTQSATPFCSDDFTFNPEKSPVSFSPLKPNDFIDLDKLMINFNPIPTPAITSMPKINTTTNTVPSPLTTTIPTHITNINTSVHVIHTPTTPPTITPIITATTTTIITPTTITPIRSDASTTMTKTSAHETNQYPTNYNFPILAGQQQIQKNINNQVSLPKPVACIDITTAHFDRAYNHPSVVLFGSRKRKHNNQMALVCYMREDELPKDPWAWRKYGQKPIKGSPHPRSYYKCSTWSDCPARRKVEKCKTQESTYIVTYEGEHNHAKPTFNKNVVVGTSQCKSPKTGLHSAEEIGSSTNITKSGSPNVVMLQIDHPESSNAQVLADQSKILYPEMELLESQLPVVEEVGSSSNVRNLGSHNKMIIEFDEPQSSNVTGVVGDSNLPYSETGFIGSFDDDDDILIPNITAWSEDYLMDFNRLNGVAIFP; this is translated from the exons aTGGATAATGATGATAGGGATCTCTTTTCTATTGTTCGTAGCTGCAACGCTACTACATTTACTACTCCTACCaccatttttgaaaattcaccGCCACCTCAAATCGAAACCACTACCAATAACATCACATTCACTCAAAGTGCCACACCATTTTGCTCTGATGATTTTACTTTTAACCCAGAAAAAAGTCCAGTCTCTTTTTCCCCACTTAAACCAAATGACTTCATTGATCTAGATAAATTGATGATCAATTTCAATCCCATCCCCACCCCAGCTATCACTAGTATGCCAAAAATCAATACCACCACCAACACTGTCCCATCCCCCTTGACAACCACCATCCCCACCCACATCACCAACATTAACACTAGTGTTCATGTTATCCACACTCCCACCACTCCCCCTACCATTACCCCCATTATCACTGCCACCACAACCACTATAATCACCCCGACCACCATTACCCCTATCAGATCTGATGCAAGCACTACCATGACAAAAACTAGTGCTCATGAAACCAATCAATATCCCACCAATTATAATTTCCCAATACTCGCTGGGCAACAACAGATTcaaaaaaacatcaacaatCAAGTGTCTCTTCCCAAACCTGTTGCATGCATTGATATCACAACCGCTCATTTTGACCGTGCATACAACCATCCATCAGTTGTACTATTTGGATCGAGAAAAAG AAAACATAATAACCAAATGGCACTGGTATGCTATATGAGGGAGGATGAGCTTCCAAAAGACCCGTGGGCGTGGAGGAAATATGGGCAAAAACCCATTAAAGGGTCACCACATCCAAG GAGCTATTACAAATGTAGCACTTGGTCAGATTGTCCAGCAAGAAGAAAGGTTGAAAAATGCAAAACTCAAGAGAGCACTTATATTGTGACATATGAAGGAGAGCACAATCATGCAAAGCCAACATTTAATAAGAACGTTGTTGTTGGTACCTCCCAGTGCAAGTCACCAAAGACTGGATTACACTCTGCGGAAGAAATTGGATCATCTACAAACATCACAAAGTCAGGTTCGCCTAATGTGGTGATGTTGCAGATTGATCATCCGGAGAGCAGCAATGCTCAGGTTCTCGCTGATCAATCAAAAATCCTTTATCCCGAAATGGAACTATTAGAGAGTCAATTACCTGTTGTTGAAGAAGTTGGATCATCCTCAAATGTTAGAAACTTGGGTTCACACAACAAAATGATTATTGAATTTGATGAGCCACAAAGTAGCAATGTTACGGGTGTTGTTGGTGACTCAAACCTCCCTTATTCTGAAACTGGATTCATTGGAagctttgatgatgatgatgacattTTGATACCAAACATAACAGCTTGGTCAGAAGATTATTTAATGGACTTCAACCGCCTCAATGGTGTTGCTATATTCCCTTAG